The proteins below are encoded in one region of Erinaceus europaeus chromosome 15, mEriEur2.1, whole genome shotgun sequence:
- the SYNGR3 gene encoding synaptogyrin-3 gives MEGASFGAGRAGAALDPVSFARRPQTLLRVASWVFSIAVFGPIVNEGYVNADSGPELRCIFNGNAGACRFGVALGLGAFLACAAFLMLDLRFQQISSVRDRRRAVLLDLGFSGLWSFLWFVGFCFLTNQWQRTAPGPGTVQAGDAARAAIAFSFFSIVSWVALTVKALQRFRLGTDMSLFATEQLGAGAGQDYPGYPVGSGVEGTETYQSPPFTETLDTSPKGYQVPAY, from the exons ATGGAGGGAGCCTCGTTTGGCGCGGGCCGGGCGGGGGCCGCCCTGGACCCCGTGAGCTTCGCGCGGCGGCCGCAGACCCTGCTGCGGGTCGCATCCTGG GTGTTCTCCATCGCTGTCTTTGGGCCCATAGTCAACGAGGGCTACGTGAATGCTGACAGCGGCCCGGAGCTGCGCTGCATCTTCAATGGGAACGCGGGCGCCTGCCGCTTCGGCGTGGCGCTCGGCCTGGGCGCCTTCCTAGCCTGCGCCGCCTTCCTGATGCTGGACCTGCGCTTCCAGCAGATCAGCAGCGTCCGCGACCGCCGGCGGGCGGTGCTGCTGGACCTGGGCTTCTCAG GGCTCTGGTCGTTCCTCTGGTTCGTGGGCTTTTGCTTCCTCACCAACCAGTGGCAGCGCACGGCGCCCGGACCGGGCACGGTGCAGGCGGGGGACGCAGCGCGCGCCGCCATCGCCTTCAGCTTCTTCTCCATCGTCAGCTGG GTGGCGCTCACCGTGAAGGCACTGCAGCGGTTCCGCCTGGGCACCGACATGTCGCTCTTTGCCACCGAACAGCTGGGCGCAGGAGCTGGCCAGGACTACCCTGGCTATCCAGTGGGCAGCGGCGTGGAAGGCACCGAGACCTATCAGAGCCCACCCTTCACCGAGACCCTGGACACCAGCCCCAAAGGGTACCAGGTTCCTGCCTACTAG